A genomic window from Salvia hispanica cultivar TCC Black 2014 chromosome 5, UniMelb_Shisp_WGS_1.0, whole genome shotgun sequence includes:
- the LOC125190234 gene encoding uncharacterized protein LOC125190234, with amino-acid sequence MGTREVYEEKLRRGNLIHDPTIKPGLGTARCPRCLSLLNPAKEKSEWEIAPVLHDATNVAGYGIGGLLSAIHGFNTGIPYFQNRVKGPKWLPFVIGVPPLLMYSAASAAFGGYALPKLSQLIVTSYLASSSVSHYGISLLTRHIEDNHISRVQQKQLP; translated from the exons ATGGGGACGCGGGAAGTGTACGAAGAGAAGCTGCGACGAGGTAATCTCATACACGATCCCACCATCAAACCAGGCCTCGGCACCGCCCGTTGCCCGCGCTGCCTCTCTCTCTTAAATCCTGCTAAG GAGAAATCGGAATGGGAAATCGCACCGGTTCTGCACGACGCCACTAACGTG GCTGGCTATGGGATTGGTGGTTTGCTCAGTGCAATTCATGGTTTTAACACAG GAATTCCTTATTTCCAAAACCGTGTGAAGGGGCCTAAGTGGCTTCCCTTTGTTATTGGG GTTCCACCTCTTTTGATGTACTCTGCAGCTAGTGCTGCGTTTGGAG GCTATGCACTACCGAAGCTCAGTCAACTCATTGTGACATCTTATTTGGCTTCTTCAAGTGTTTCCCATTATGGCATTTCATTGCTTACAAGACATATTGAAGACAATCACATCTCTAGAGTTCAACAGAAGCAGCTTCCGTGA
- the LOC125188119 gene encoding uncharacterized protein LOC125188119 has translation MPGIAQKINVCGDSNATVYHKSVVGNGQSFNGSSVSANGFWSSNRDDLSYNQLQKFWSELSKQARQKLMRIDKQSLFEHARKNMYCPRCNGLLLEVSLQIVMYGKSLQQDATNGHYNGRTTNNQNCGNLCIDNECQDNMIDPSIHPWGGLTTAREGTLTLLDCYLHSKSLKGLQNVFDSARARERERKLLYPDACGGSGQGWMSQGMTGFGRGHGTRETCALHTARLSVETLVDFWSALGGETQKSLLRMKEKDFLERLMYRFDSKRFCRDCRRNVMREFKELKELKHMRKDPRSTSWFCGADSIFQYEVSHDTVKVDWHQTFLDACGTYQHFEWAIGTGEGKSDILDFKNVGMSVRDQVNGLDLSGLSACYITLRAWKMDGRCNELCVQAHALRGQQCVHCKLAVGDGYVTLIIEENIRRFLEHAEEAEEEEDDDSIDTDGNEFDGECSRPQKHAKSPELAQEFLLDAATVIFKEQVEKAFREGTARQNARSIFVCHALKLLEERVHVACKEIITLEKQMKLLEEEEKEKREDEERKERKRTKERGKKLRRKERLREKENKCAESNKNAVVLDTQDEAEPCADEGSNSGNTRDCEMETGAAIPQPSPLSPDIQDDQLLMGYSSPNMGNHNEDMLEEESGITRDLNNSLPYHHYRYSRRTPRLHRDIEQDFTSKWSDRRKGAAISESEVTTGKYESRFHADRFESTRTNHCFNKPLRTNAAKFNPRNSPKLSEKHQCTNNREGGRCDYQDCSCNHPNDYRARPESHMLRSTGEPKYVNNLESSFDISKSYYPEECTAEAECTCEINEQVKANANCNCGNLHVRNKVWEPLDSLKKRAQSNSGTDVALKPNKVETTESDRDPELSGTAPSGELTNFSIESNSADNELGDMAKSGNGTCKDRDNGFHSMEKSANNIKVEEAEDCELSFMTKTPLRTVGSFLSRSSNSDSCSSCLSEGDSSNHQNLESTSTSDSEESSQTSEGRDMLHCLESRFRECHKVVDNLITARAQDANSQELASSSSLPAETATYCESGKANAGVDVLSQSVLPTMMQNQSIQYPTYQAPTMAYYHQAPVSWPAGLTNGFTSFHYPNHYLYANRFGYDLNTNAQLMQYGGLQHLPPPLITHVHMPLFPSAANVVSSKNHSIDSTVAEDGKCEKANDDFSLFHFGGPVGFKPEEAVTLKGGRGGDLSEKSPHSCNTKESIEEYNLFADSNSIKFPIF, from the exons ATGCCTGGGATAGCGCAGAAGATTAATGTCTGCGGCGATTCTAATGCCACTGTTTATCACAAATCAGTGGTAGGGAATGGTCAATCATTTAATGGTTCGTCGGTCTCCGCCAATGGCTTCTGGTCTAGCAATCGCGATGATCTGAGCTACAATCAGCTGCAGAAG TTTTGGTCTGAGCTGTCAAAACAAGCTCGGCAGAAACTTATGAGGATTGACAAACAGTCACTGTTTGAGCATGCTCGTAAAAACATGTACTGCCCTAGATGCAATGGGTTGCTGCTTGAAGTTTCTTTACAGATTGTTATGTACGGAAAGTCTCTACAGCAAGATGCAACGAATGGCCATTACAATGGGCGAACCACAAACAATCAGAACTGTGGCAACTTGTGTATTGACAATGAGTGCCAAGATAACATGATAGATCCGTCTATACATCCGTGGGGTGGATTAACCACTGCCAGGGAAGGTACTTTGACACTGTTGGACTGTTACCTTCACTCAAAGTCTTTGAAGGGTCTCCAAAAT GTATTTGATAGTGCACGTGCAAGGGAAAGAGAACGCAAGTTGCTGTATCCTGATGCATGCGGAGGAAGTGGCCAGGGATGGATGAGTCAAGGAATGACAGGATTTGGCAGAGGGCATGGAACAAGAGAAACTTGTGCTCTTCACACTGCTAGGTTATCGGTGGAGACATTGGTCGATTTTTGGTCAGCCCTTGGAGGGGAGACTCAGAAATCTCTCTTAAGGATGAAAGAAAAAGACTTTCTTGAAAGACTCATGTATAG GTTTGACAGCAAAAGGTTTTGTAGAGACTGTCGACGAAATGTGATGCGTGAATTCAAGGAGCTGAAAGAGCTGAAGCACATGAGAAAGGATCCTCGCAGTACCAGCTGGTTTTGCGGAGCTGATTCCATCTTCCAATACGAG GTTTCTCATGATACAGTTAAAGTTGATTGGCATCAAACGTTTTTAGATGCTTGTGGAACGTATCAACACTTTGAATGGGCTATTGGAACTGGAGAAGGAAAATCTGATatcttggattttaaaaatgttgGAATGAGTGTAAGGGATCAAGTGAATGGTCTAGATCTAAGTGGTCTGAGTGCTTGTTACATAACTCTGAGGGCTTGGAAAATGGATGGGCGATGCAATGAACTGTGTGTGCAAGCTCATGCATTGCGAGGGCAACAATGTGTTCATTGCAAGCTAGCAGTTGGTGATGGATATGTAACACTTATAATAGAGGAAAATATCAGAAGATTCCTTGAGCATGCAGAGGAGGCCGAGGAAGAAGAG GATGATGACTCCATTGATACGGATGGAAATGAGTTTGATGGCGAGTGCTCTCGTCCCCAGAAACATGCAAAGAGTCCTGAACTTGCCCAAGAATTTCTCTTAGATGCTGCAACTGTCATTTTCAAGGAGCAG GTTGAGAAGGCTTTTAGGGAGGGAACTGCCCGTCAAAATGCACGCAGTATTTTTGTATGTCATGCTCTGAAATTGCTGGAAGAGCGCGTGCATGTGGCGTGCAAAGAAATCATCACTTTAGAGAAACAG ATGAAACttcttgaagaagaagaaaaggagaagCGTGAAGATGAAGAGCGCAAGGAGCGTAAGAGAACCaaagaaagggggaaaaagCTGCGCAGAAAGGAAAGgttaagagagaaagaaaacaaatgtgCTGAATCCAATAAAAATGCTGTGGTTCTTGATACTCAAGATGAGGCAGAACCTTGCGCTGATGAGGGCTCTAATAGTGGGAACACCAGAGATTGTGAGATGGAAACAGGAGCAGCTATCCCCCAACCCAGTCCTTTGTCTCCTGATATTCAAGATGACCAATTATTGATGGGTTATAGTTCTCCAAATATGGGAAATCACAATGAAGATATGTTGGAAGAGGAATCTGGCATCACCAGAGATTTAAACAACTCTTTGCCTTATCATCACTATAGGTATTCTCGCAGGACACCTAGGTTACATAGAGATATCGAGCAGGATTTCACCTCAAAGTGGTCCGATAGGAGAAAGGGTGCAGCAATATCAGAGAGTGAAGTCACTACTGGCAAGTATGAATCAAGATTTCATGCTGATCGCTTTGAATCTACAAGGACCAATCATTGCTTCAATAAGCCGTTAAGAACGAATGCTGCAAAGTTCAACCCAAGAAATAGTCCAAAGTTGAGTGAAAAACATCAGTGTACCAATAACAGAGAAGGTGGCAGATGCGATTACCAAGATTGTAGTTGTAACCATCCTAACGACTATCGAGCAAGGCCTGAGTCACATATGTTGAGATCAACTGGAGAGCCTAAATATGTGAATAACTTGGAATCATCTTTCGATATTTCAAAATCATATTATCCAGAGGAATGCACTGCTGAAGCTGAGTGCACATGTGAGATTAATGAGCAAGTTAAAGCAAATGCCAACTGTAACTGTGGTAACTTACATGTTAGAAATAAAGTCTGGGAACCTTTGGATTCACTGAAAAAACGTGCTCAAAGCAACTCAGGAACTGATGTTGCCTTGAAGCCCAACAAAGTCGAAACTACTGAGTCTGATCGAGATCCTGAATTATCTGGTACTGCTCCTTCTGGTGAATTGACAAATTTTTCGATTGAAAGTAATAGCGCGGACAATGAACTGGGGGACAtggcaaagtctggaaatggTACTTGCAAAGACAGGGATAATGGATTTCATTCAATGGAAAAGTCTGCGAATAACATTAAGGTGGAAGAAGCGGAAGATTGCGAGTTAAGTTTCATGACTAAAACTCCACTCAGGACAGTAGGGTCATTTCTCAGCAGATCTTCCAACTCTGACAGCTGCTCTTCATGCCTAAGTGAAGGTGACTCCTCGAACCACCAAAATCTGGAATCAACATCCACATCAGATTCAGAAGAGTCTAGCCAAACCTCTGAGGGTAGAGATATGTTGCATTGTCTTGAAAGTAGGTTTCGCGAGTGTCACAAAGTTGTGGATAATTTAATCACAGCAAGAGCACAAGATGCTAACAGCCAGGAACTAGCTTCATCCAGCAGTTTGCCTGCAGAAACAGCCACGTATTGTGAGAGCGGGAAAGCAAATGCCGGTGTGGATGTTCTGTCTCAAAGCGTGCTTCCCACTATGATGCAGAATCAGAGCATACAGTATCCCACCTATCAGGCCCCAACAATGGCTTATTACCATCAAGCTCCGGTTTCATGGCCAGCCGGACTTACTAATGGATTTACGTCCTTTCACTACCCCAACCATTACTTATATGCTAATCGGTTTGGATACGACTTGAACACAAATGCACAGTTGATGCAGTATGGGGGCTTACAGCATCTCCCTCCGCCACTGATCACTCATGTTCATATGCCTCTCTTCCCCAGTGCAGCTAATGTAGTCAGCTCAAAGAATCACAGTATAGATTCAACAGTTGCAGAGGATGGCAAGTGTGAGAAGGCGAATGatgatttctctctcttccattTTGGTGGCCCTGTAGGATTCAAACCTGAGGAAGCTGTCACCTTGAAAGGAGGACGAGGGGGCGATTTGTCAGAAAAGAGTCCTCATTCCTGCAATACAAAAGAGTCCATAGAAGAATACAATTTGTTTGCTGACAGTAATAGCATAAAGTTTcctattttctaa